The proteins below are encoded in one region of Streptomyces marianii:
- a CDS encoding HelD family protein, translating to MSTTTRDEVLAGEQNAVDHAYDCYTARLAEMSGTSAATASASGKDGIANRKDAEARAAAYGGLGDEALVFSRVDAPEEPGGEPRPWYIGRRGVRDSQNDPVVLLWSSDRARKWSEALPEAPGEVVLRRRLQCTQRVVEDYFDEIAPASPSPAPTAALPRPRSEDDPRTAAPPETRPEPDEQQGEDRLPPSPTPGDVARIQRRKPLQPDDFLLRELQRSRSGRMRDIVETIRRDQMDLVTGSPSDILVVQGGPGTGKSAVGLHRVTWLVNNEHFKAQDVLVIGPHQRFLDYVSRVLPTLGTRDVNAVQLSRMWDGEVLGTDTPQARLVKSDERIAAVLRRRVEHDCRPEVLDDLTTAPSFEGDEPAVVVTAGSTTLRVPRSRVLALLDEARYGDGPYRQRRERFRNLFVDLLLQELAAIAPRRGQGGTIRRDLERNRRVERLVERVWPSPGAREALRSLYDSPELLRACAEGVLDDDEQTALHRPRAATADADPWTLDDHVCIEELGYLITGETPSRYGHIVVDEAQDLTPMQARALRRRCAVGGSMTVLGDLAQATGPHTHTSWDRLGTLLSDHGDWRIAELHTSYRVPAEIMEFVAPLARAIAPTLPYPRAVREVGDNAVRTVATEPWRLLEDTVAQVTRLVGTSDGTTLRSIAVIVPDDSGWLDEITRHLDQSAGITGPRRESVSVLAAAQAKGMEYDHVLVVEPATIADRGAAGLRQLYIALTRSTQSLTVLHTSPIPEALTNNADNSEQLPAQTGSDAASGDVPDIGTDIRVRVVGPAPGGRYRVEALSPTTDRPLVLTVRHGSAPPRPGTELDCWVFGNETNHSVLTADQRGRRPISPTMAERYAAALGVLDDLVAGGGDVPQDVRSRLSELQGMANRVLRRDQADWVDVRRVLGFPDRHRLGALRDLAASTNRALKDHTLDVRSLQGQLADSGWSDALLEARETIRTRLAEAAEPDQHNAPTHQPEREEPEPVTTIDESPAAPATATKDDFLQQLEASAAVDRTCKKHEAVRHALKSALLWSDIQPSDSPVIDVSCVTDRGLSVYEVLGTGRSTYQDLRSGATRLLEINHTLPAPADHLYLVLCEAPAEEWSVDTIRDVFDVRVLWRSPSGWSGQDTETALGSSGA from the coding sequence ATGAGCACCACCACGCGCGACGAGGTCCTTGCCGGCGAGCAGAATGCGGTGGACCACGCGTACGACTGCTACACCGCGCGGCTGGCCGAGATGAGCGGGACCTCGGCCGCCACGGCGTCGGCGAGCGGCAAGGACGGCATAGCCAATAGGAAGGACGCAGAGGCGCGGGCCGCGGCGTACGGCGGGCTCGGTGACGAGGCTCTGGTCTTCTCCCGCGTCGACGCGCCGGAGGAGCCCGGAGGGGAGCCTCGCCCGTGGTACATCGGCCGGCGGGGCGTGCGTGACTCGCAGAACGACCCGGTGGTCCTGCTGTGGAGCAGCGACCGCGCCAGGAAGTGGTCCGAGGCACTCCCGGAGGCACCGGGGGAAGTGGTTCTGCGACGCCGGCTGCAGTGCACGCAGCGCGTCGTCGAAGACTACTTCGACGAGATCGCCCCGGCGTCGCCGTCACCCGCGCCCACGGCGGCCCTTCCGAGGCCGCGGTCCGAGGACGACCCACGGACGGCGGCTCCGCCCGAGACCCGCCCAGAACCGGACGAGCAGCAGGGCGAGGACCGGCTGCCGCCGTCCCCCACACCCGGCGACGTCGCCCGCATCCAGCGCCGCAAGCCGCTCCAGCCGGACGACTTCCTGCTGCGCGAGCTCCAGCGCTCGCGCAGCGGCCGCATGCGGGACATCGTCGAGACCATCCGCCGCGACCAGATGGACCTGGTCACCGGCTCCCCGTCCGACATCCTCGTGGTGCAGGGCGGCCCGGGCACGGGCAAGTCCGCCGTCGGTCTGCACCGTGTGACCTGGCTGGTCAACAACGAGCACTTCAAGGCACAGGACGTCCTCGTCATCGGCCCCCACCAGCGGTTCCTCGACTACGTGAGCCGGGTCCTGCCCACCCTCGGCACACGGGACGTCAACGCCGTGCAACTGAGCCGTATGTGGGACGGAGAGGTGCTCGGCACCGACACCCCGCAGGCGCGACTGGTCAAGTCCGACGAACGCATAGCGGCCGTCCTGCGGCGCCGGGTCGAGCACGACTGCCGCCCCGAGGTCCTCGACGACCTCACCACCGCGCCGTCCTTCGAGGGTGACGAGCCCGCCGTCGTCGTCACCGCCGGAAGCACCACCCTGCGCGTCCCCCGATCCAGGGTCCTCGCCCTCCTCGACGAGGCCCGATACGGCGACGGGCCGTATCGGCAGCGCCGCGAACGCTTCCGCAACCTGTTCGTCGACCTCCTCCTCCAAGAACTCGCCGCCATCGCCCCGCGCCGCGGACAGGGCGGCACGATCCGCCGGGACCTGGAACGCAACCGCCGCGTAGAGCGGCTCGTCGAACGCGTCTGGCCCTCGCCGGGCGCCAGAGAAGCCCTGCGCAGCCTCTACGACTCGCCCGAACTCCTCCGCGCCTGCGCCGAAGGCGTGCTGGACGACGACGAGCAAACCGCTCTGCACCGGCCCCGGGCCGCCACCGCCGACGCCGACCCCTGGACCCTCGACGACCACGTCTGCATCGAGGAACTCGGATACCTCATCACCGGGGAGACCCCCAGCCGCTACGGGCACATCGTCGTCGACGAGGCACAGGACCTCACCCCCATGCAGGCCCGCGCGCTGCGCCGCCGCTGTGCGGTGGGCGGTTCCATGACGGTCCTCGGAGACCTCGCCCAGGCCACCGGCCCCCACACCCACACCAGCTGGGACCGCCTCGGCACGCTCCTGTCCGACCACGGCGACTGGCGGATCGCCGAGCTGCACACCAGCTACCGCGTGCCGGCGGAGATCATGGAGTTCGTCGCGCCACTGGCCCGTGCGATCGCCCCGACGCTGCCTTACCCCCGAGCCGTGCGCGAGGTGGGTGACAACGCCGTACGAACCGTGGCGACCGAGCCGTGGAGGCTCCTCGAGGACACCGTCGCCCAAGTGACCCGCCTGGTGGGCACCAGCGACGGCACCACCCTGCGCTCCATCGCCGTGATCGTCCCCGACGACTCCGGCTGGCTCGACGAGATCACCCGCCACCTCGACCAGAGCGCCGGCATCACCGGGCCGCGCCGGGAATCGGTGTCCGTACTCGCCGCGGCCCAGGCCAAGGGCATGGAGTACGACCACGTCCTGGTCGTCGAGCCCGCCACGATCGCCGATCGCGGTGCGGCCGGGCTGCGTCAGCTCTACATCGCCCTCACCCGCAGCACCCAGAGCCTTACCGTGCTGCACACCTCACCGATCCCGGAGGCCCTCACGAACAACGCCGACAACAGCGAGCAGCTCCCTGCCCAGACGGGATCCGACGCGGCCTCCGGCGACGTACCGGACATCGGGACGGACATCCGTGTGCGCGTCGTCGGCCCCGCACCGGGCGGCCGCTACCGGGTCGAGGCACTTTCCCCCACCACCGACCGCCCGCTGGTCCTGACCGTCCGTCACGGCTCCGCTCCGCCGCGCCCGGGTACGGAACTGGACTGCTGGGTCTTCGGCAACGAGACCAACCACAGCGTGCTCACCGCCGATCAGCGCGGTCGCCGGCCGATCTCGCCCACGATGGCGGAACGCTATGCGGCCGCACTCGGCGTACTCGACGACCTGGTGGCCGGAGGGGGAGACGTGCCGCAGGACGTACGCAGCCGACTCTCCGAACTCCAGGGCATGGCCAACCGCGTCCTCCGCCGCGACCAGGCAGACTGGGTGGACGTACGACGCGTCCTCGGTTTCCCGGACAGACACCGCCTGGGCGCGCTGCGCGACCTCGCGGCGAGCACCAACCGCGCACTCAAGGACCACACACTGGACGTCCGAAGCCTCCAGGGCCAACTCGCCGACTCCGGTTGGTCCGACGCGCTGCTCGAGGCACGCGAGACGATCCGCACCCGACTGGCCGAAGCCGCAGAGCCGGACCAGCACAACGCACCCACCCATCAGCCCGAGCGGGAGGAACCCGAGCCCGTGACCACCATCGACGAATCTCCCGCCGCACCGGCCACAGCGACGAAAGACGACTTTCTCCAGCAACTGGAAGCCTCGGCAGCGGTCGACCGCACGTGCAAGAAGCACGAGGCCGTGCGCCACGCCCTGAAGTCGGCCCTGCTGTGGTCCGACATCCAGCCGTCCGACTCACCGGTCATCGACGTCAGCTGCGTCACGGACCGAGGCCTGTCCGTCTACGAAGTCCTGGGCACCGGCCGCTCCACCTACCAGGACCTCCGCTCCGGAGCGACCCGCCTTCTCGAGATCAACCACACCCTGCCGGCGCCGGCCGACCACCTCTATCTGGTCCTCTGCGAAGCACCCGCCGAAGAATGGTCCGTCGACACCATCCGCGACGTGTTCGACGTCCGAGTCCTGTGGCGCAGCCCCAGCGGATGGAGCGGCCAGGACACGGAAACCGCACTGGGCTCCTCCGGAGCGTGA
- a CDS encoding aminotransferase class I/II-fold pyridoxal phosphate-dependent enzyme, with protein sequence MPLVGTLRRPARLPVAAGRAALATDLAEVAREMEARRDLAQSVFARTGMKFSPAEGGCFLFADISPLTAGERDCTGFVRDLLDRAGVLLVPGASFFSDPARGEQYVRIAFNRRAETLREAEQRIAAAS encoded by the coding sequence ATGCCGCTCGTCGGCACGTTGCGCCGCCCCGCACGCCTTCCGGTGGCCGCGGGACGGGCCGCCCTGGCCACCGACCTCGCCGAGGTGGCCCGCGAGATGGAGGCCCGCCGCGACCTGGCGCAGAGCGTCTTCGCCCGCACCGGCATGAAGTTCTCCCCGGCCGAGGGCGGCTGCTTCCTCTTCGCCGACATCAGCCCGCTGACGGCCGGCGAGCGCGACTGCACCGGCTTCGTCCGCGACCTGCTCGACCGGGCGGGCGTCCTCCTGGTCCCCGGCGCCTCGTTCTTCTCCGACCCCGCGCGGGGCGAGCAGTACGTCCGCATCGCCTTCAACCGGCGCGCCGAGACGCTCCGCGAGGCCGAGCAGCGGATCGCGGCGGCGTCATGA
- a CDS encoding cytochrome P450, whose protein sequence is MTIEHEERKAATAGCPYAHHVGRLGPLPEFLEHGDEPVTRVATPTGHTMWLVRDYTLGRSVLTDRRFSRAEAVKPHAPTVIDAQPVPDSMMSMDGAEHARLRRMVTGSFTTGKVAAMAPFVERLADEHLDRLAEAGPGADLVETIAAPLPLVVLCSLLGVPPEDADRFRNWVEVLFDISVSSPREKARRRLELVEYMSNLIEEKRQRDEDDLLTSLIGAHDGGDLSMPELLTLGLTLLMAGYETTVGQLSLSALALLSDPTTLAALRERPELVPSAVEELMRLSPATPLAFPRVAVETVELGDVTVRAGEGVLVSLLHGNRDGAVFADPELLDADSRTAAHLTFGHGVHRCLGAPLARLQVRIVVERLLRRFPGIRTASGPDAVLWKDGLATRGLARLRVEW, encoded by the coding sequence ATGACCATCGAGCACGAGGAGCGGAAGGCGGCCACGGCCGGCTGCCCGTACGCGCACCACGTCGGGCGACTCGGCCCGCTGCCGGAGTTCCTGGAGCACGGCGACGAGCCCGTCACCCGCGTCGCCACCCCCACCGGCCACACGATGTGGCTGGTCCGCGACTACACGCTCGGCCGGTCGGTCCTCACCGATCGCCGCTTCAGCCGCGCCGAGGCCGTCAAGCCGCACGCGCCGACGGTCATCGACGCCCAGCCCGTGCCGGACTCCATGATGAGCATGGACGGCGCCGAGCACGCCCGGCTGCGCCGCATGGTCACCGGCTCCTTCACCACCGGCAAGGTCGCCGCGATGGCCCCGTTCGTCGAGCGGCTCGCCGACGAGCACCTCGACCGGCTCGCCGAGGCCGGGCCCGGCGCCGACCTCGTCGAGACGATCGCCGCGCCGCTGCCGCTCGTCGTCCTCTGCTCGCTGCTCGGCGTCCCGCCCGAGGACGCCGACCGCTTCCGGAACTGGGTCGAGGTCCTCTTCGACATCTCCGTGAGCAGCCCCCGCGAGAAGGCCCGCCGCCGCCTCGAACTCGTGGAGTACATGTCCAACCTGATCGAGGAGAAGCGGCAGCGCGACGAGGACGACCTCCTCACCTCCCTGATCGGCGCGCACGACGGCGGCGACCTGTCCATGCCGGAGCTGCTGACCCTCGGCCTCACCCTGCTCATGGCCGGGTACGAGACCACCGTCGGCCAGCTGTCGCTGTCCGCGCTCGCCCTGCTCTCGGACCCCACCACCCTCGCCGCGCTGCGCGAACGGCCCGAACTCGTGCCGTCCGCCGTCGAGGAGCTGATGCGGCTCAGCCCCGCCACGCCGCTCGCCTTCCCGCGCGTCGCCGTCGAGACCGTCGAACTCGGCGACGTCACCGTCCGGGCCGGCGAGGGCGTCCTCGTCTCCTTGCTGCACGGCAACCGCGACGGGGCCGTCTTCGCCGACCCCGAGTTGCTCGACGCGGACAGCCGCACCGCCGCCCACCTGACCTTCGGACACGGCGTCCACCGATGCCTCGGCGCCCCGCTCGCCCGGCTCCAGGTCCGCATCGTCGTCGAACGGCTGCTGCGCCGCTTCCCCGGCATCCGGACGGCCTCCGGGCCCGACGCGGTGCTGTGGAAGGACGGCCTCGCCACCCGAGGCCTCGCCCGGCTGCGGGTGGAGTGGTGA